A genomic window from Paraburkholderia phytofirmans OLGA172 includes:
- a CDS encoding H-NS family nucleoid-associated regulatory protein: protein MATLEQIQAKVKKLQLQADALLAKKTQAAVDQIRALMLKHGLTTEDVEANAKATREAKAPKGNASSGKTKVVGSVKAKKAPKYRHPKTGATWTGHGRAPAWIAEVKDRTKFLIEGVTDAAPAASVGAVSKAKTAVRKASASVGATSLKGQPKGPQPAKYRDPKSGATWSGRGPAPAWLAGTKDRSKFLIDGAGAAADVRASSETKPSAKKAVAKKAVGKKVAVTKTAPTKKVAVKKTVAKKAVNAKAPAKKALGKNAAVTAPVATVESGAESMT from the coding sequence ATGGCAACACTAGAGCAAATCCAGGCAAAGGTGAAGAAGCTTCAGCTGCAAGCCGACGCCCTGCTGGCCAAGAAAACTCAGGCGGCGGTCGACCAAATTCGTGCACTGATGCTTAAGCACGGATTGACGACAGAAGATGTCGAGGCCAATGCAAAGGCGACGCGCGAAGCGAAAGCACCGAAGGGTAATGCCTCAAGCGGCAAGACTAAAGTTGTCGGCAGCGTCAAAGCCAAAAAGGCACCGAAGTACCGGCACCCCAAAACGGGCGCGACCTGGACTGGTCACGGCCGCGCGCCGGCTTGGATTGCCGAGGTCAAGGACCGCACGAAGTTCCTGATTGAAGGTGTTACGGACGCTGCTCCTGCAGCGAGCGTGGGTGCTGTGAGCAAGGCAAAGACTGCGGTCAGGAAGGCATCTGCTTCTGTCGGTGCGACTTCCCTCAAGGGGCAGCCGAAGGGGCCGCAGCCTGCCAAATATCGTGACCCGAAGTCTGGCGCGACGTGGAGCGGGCGCGGTCCGGCGCCGGCGTGGTTGGCTGGAACGAAAGACCGCAGCAAGTTTCTGATTGATGGCGCCGGCGCGGCGGCCGATGTGCGTGCTTCGAGCGAGACGAAGCCTTCGGCCAAAAAGGCGGTTGCCAAGAAAGCCGTCGGCAAGAAGGTCGCAGTGACAAAGACCGCACCGACGAAGAAGGTTGCGGTGAAGAAAACGGTTGCCAAGAAGGCGGTGAACGCGAAGGCGCCGGCGAAGAAAGCACTGGGCAAGAACGCCGCTGTGACTGCTCCGGTGGCCACTGTCGAGTCTGGCGCCGAGTCGATGACCTGA
- a CDS encoding HU family DNA-binding protein — MATTSATKAAAKPAPKKVVTPVEKKAKAPTVKKAAAPVTRTAVAATPLKPIKDSFTKASLTTHLAERAGVEPKAAKALMAALEETVLASVHKKGAKEFTLPGLLKVVAQDVPAKKKRFGKDPFTGEDKWFAAKPASVRLKVRPLKKLKDAAL; from the coding sequence ATGGCAACAACGAGTGCAACGAAAGCTGCAGCAAAACCGGCTCCGAAGAAGGTGGTGACTCCGGTCGAGAAAAAGGCGAAGGCACCGACGGTGAAGAAGGCTGCGGCTCCTGTCACGAGGACGGCGGTCGCTGCCACGCCACTGAAGCCCATCAAGGATTCGTTCACGAAGGCTTCGCTCACAACCCATCTTGCCGAGCGCGCAGGTGTCGAGCCGAAAGCGGCGAAAGCTCTGATGGCCGCTCTGGAAGAAACGGTGCTCGCGTCGGTCCACAAGAAGGGCGCGAAGGAATTCACGCTGCCCGGTCTGCTGAAGGTTGTTGCTCAGGACGTGCCGGCAAAGAAGAAGCGCTTCGGCAAGGACCCGTTCACGGGTGAAGACAAGTGGTTTGCCGCGAAGCCCGCTTCGGTGCGTCTGAAAGTTCGCCCGCTGAAGAAGCTGAAGGACGCCGCTCTCTAA
- a CDS encoding H-NS histone family protein, whose product MDERKRDSMIAYLRHRMDEFGIRPDDLAAAIASEETEQKEARYRSATGNTWSGEGEMPQWLKQATSAGQSIEHFELSSKAARTVQSARAGVDWRDDPFAGTPLARGQRQ is encoded by the coding sequence ATGGACGAACGTAAGCGAGACAGCATGATTGCTTATCTCCGCCATCGCATGGACGAGTTTGGCATCAGGCCAGACGACCTGGCTGCAGCAATAGCAAGCGAAGAAACAGAACAGAAAGAAGCGCGCTACCGTAGTGCAACGGGGAACACCTGGAGCGGCGAAGGCGAAATGCCTCAATGGCTTAAACAAGCGACTAGCGCGGGACAATCCATTGAACATTTCGAATTGTCGTCAAAGGCAGCACGCACGGTTCAGTCTGCCCGAGCCGGTGTGGATTGGCGTGATGACCCATTTGCAGGCACCCCGCTTGCACGCGGTCAGCGCCAATAG
- the hfq gene encoding RNA chaperone Hfq: MSNQASVQDEFLQALLKGKTPASVYLINGIRLSGQVASFDSYVVLLESPSGHQMVFKHAISTVMPSTGERAPRSLPNAEDNRARTSRA; the protein is encoded by the coding sequence ATGTCAAATCAAGCCTCAGTTCAAGACGAATTCCTGCAGGCACTGCTCAAGGGAAAGACCCCGGCAAGCGTTTACCTGATTAACGGAATCAGACTGAGCGGCCAGGTCGCGTCGTTCGACTCATACGTAGTTCTCCTGGAGTCCCCGTCCGGCCACCAGATGGTATTCAAGCACGCAATCTCTACGGTGATGCCCAGCACAGGGGAACGGGCGCCACGGTCGCTTCCCAATGCGGAAGACAATCGGGCGAGAACCTCGCGCGCGTAG
- a CDS encoding cupin domain-containing protein: MAESNPLKLSHEQLRATLAAQSLPFVELFERQGVSLELFSPRTADMQQPHDRDELYFVASGHGTFRREDEVVAFETGDFLFVAAHVPHRFETFSDDFQTWVVFFGSVIPHPTR, encoded by the coding sequence ATGGCTGAATCCAATCCGCTCAAGCTGTCGCATGAACAATTGCGCGCCACACTCGCGGCGCAGTCGCTGCCGTTTGTCGAACTGTTCGAGCGACAAGGCGTATCGCTGGAGTTGTTCTCGCCACGCACCGCCGACATGCAGCAACCGCACGACCGCGACGAGTTATATTTTGTCGCGTCAGGTCACGGCACGTTCCGGCGCGAGGATGAAGTTGTTGCTTTCGAGACCGGAGATTTTCTGTTCGTTGCTGCACATGTGCCACATCGCTTCGAAACCTTCAGCGATGACTTTCAGACGTGGGTCGTGTTCTTCGGGTCCGTTATTCCACACCCGACGCGATAG
- a CDS encoding cold-shock protein: MATGTVKWFNDAKGFGFITPDDGGEDLFAHFSEVKAEGFKSLQEGQKVSFEVKQGPKGKQAANIMPI; this comes from the coding sequence ATGGCAACCGGTACCGTGAAGTGGTTTAACGATGCGAAGGGCTTTGGCTTCATTACGCCAGACGACGGCGGCGAAGACCTGTTCGCACATTTTTCGGAGGTGAAGGCAGAGGGATTCAAGTCCCTTCAGGAGGGACAAAAGGTGAGCTTCGAAGTAAAGCAGGGCCCCAAGGGCAAGCAAGCGGCGAACATCATGCCTATCTGA
- a CDS encoding DnaJ C-terminal domain-containing protein, whose amino-acid sequence MTVPLETVIFGGVVDVTMLAPRLCGTCDGNGKLSGHFACPSCGGDGKDDHGRNCRKCSGYGAVDETRCPNCSGKGVVRTEKTIRVTVPPGVVEGTVLRVKGAGGPGLNGGAPGSAFCRIKIQAHRTYELHGLTLTRDLTVDFVTAMLGGAVPVELFGTQVKVAVPPMTRAGKIVTMEKAGLKNSKTGENGDLKFKVVIDLPASAHRLRSEHKEILRAMFNAAAAK is encoded by the coding sequence ATGACGGTCCCGCTCGAAACGGTAATTTTCGGCGGCGTTGTGGACGTTACGATGCTTGCACCGAGGCTGTGCGGAACCTGTGACGGAAACGGCAAGCTCTCCGGTCATTTCGCGTGTCCGTCATGCGGCGGCGACGGCAAAGACGACCATGGGCGCAATTGCAGGAAGTGCAGTGGCTACGGCGCGGTCGACGAGACGCGCTGTCCGAACTGCAGCGGAAAGGGCGTAGTCAGGACTGAGAAGACGATAAGGGTGACTGTCCCGCCCGGTGTCGTCGAAGGCACCGTTCTGCGTGTTAAGGGCGCTGGAGGCCCTGGTCTGAACGGGGGTGCGCCGGGTTCGGCTTTCTGTCGCATCAAGATTCAGGCGCATCGCACCTACGAGCTGCACGGCCTTACCCTGACCCGGGACCTTACGGTGGACTTTGTCACAGCCATGTTGGGTGGCGCAGTTCCGGTCGAGTTATTCGGCACGCAGGTCAAGGTCGCCGTGCCGCCAATGACCCGAGCGGGGAAAATCGTCACGATGGAAAAGGCGGGGTTGAAGAATTCGAAGACCGGGGAGAACGGTGACCTCAAATTCAAGGTCGTCATCGATTTGCCTGCCAGTGCTCACCGGTTAAGGTCCGAGCACAAAGAAATACTGCGGGCAATGTTCAACGCGGCTGCCGCTAAGTGA
- the phaP gene encoding TIGR01841 family phasin (Members of this family are phasins (small proteins associated with inclusions such as PHA granules). Note that several different families of phasins have been named PhaP despite very little sequence similarity to each other.), with amino-acid sequence MSNLAPEQLVAAQKAGFETTLGLLSKAFEAIEKLVELNVQAVKSTLAESQEILAKAFAAKEPQELFALPASQTQPAIEKAQSYWRHVYEIVSSTQTELAALAEAQLKQYQQDSQAFVDSLAKNAPAGSEAVLSAWKSAIATATETASSAYRAAQETTKQVVENAESNVSAASAASAKSTKQAIEQVEAVEKK; translated from the coding sequence ATGAGCAATCTTGCCCCGGAACAATTGGTCGCCGCGCAGAAAGCCGGTTTCGAAACGACGCTTGGTCTCTTGAGCAAAGCGTTCGAAGCCATCGAAAAGCTGGTCGAGCTGAATGTGCAAGCGGTCAAATCGACCCTTGCCGAAAGTCAGGAAATCCTGGCCAAGGCGTTTGCGGCCAAAGAGCCGCAGGAGTTGTTCGCGCTGCCTGCGAGCCAGACGCAACCCGCCATAGAAAAAGCGCAGTCGTACTGGCGCCATGTCTACGAAATCGTGTCCAGCACCCAGACCGAACTCGCCGCGCTCGCAGAAGCTCAGCTCAAGCAGTACCAGCAGGATTCGCAAGCTTTCGTCGACAGCCTCGCGAAGAACGCGCCGGCAGGAAGTGAAGCAGTCTTGTCCGCATGGAAGTCCGCTATTGCGACCGCCACCGAAACCGCCAGCTCAGCGTACCGCGCTGCCCAGGAGACAACGAAACAGGTTGTCGAAAACGCCGAAAGCAACGTCAGCGCAGCGTCTGCCGCCTCGGCCAAGTCGACTAAACAAGCCATTGAACAGGTCGAAGCGGTCGAGAAGAAATAA
- the hfq gene encoding RNA chaperone Hfq, with amino-acid sequence MRNCNTRVPCRPDAQPCVQDDFLQTLVKDKTTVNVFLVNGIRLSGQLAGFDQFAVLLESGPGVQLVFKHAISTVMPVNGRGPGTRPDRRADE; translated from the coding sequence ATAAGAAACTGCAACACGAGAGTTCCCTGCCGACCAGATGCGCAGCCATGCGTTCAAGACGACTTTCTGCAGACGCTCGTAAAGGACAAGACCACCGTAAACGTGTTCCTCGTGAACGGCATCAGACTGAGTGGTCAACTGGCCGGCTTTGACCAGTTTGCAGTTCTGTTGGAGTCTGGTCCAGGCGTGCAACTTGTTTTCAAACATGCCATTTCGACCGTGATGCCGGTCAATGGCAGGGGGCCCGGC